A single window of Zea mays cultivar B73 chromosome 10, Zm-B73-REFERENCE-NAM-5.0, whole genome shotgun sequence DNA harbors:
- the LOC100280112 gene encoding E3 ubiquitin-protein ligase PUB23-like — MAMEEPPQLFLCPISMELMEDPVTVSTGVTYDRRSIERWFFKYGKTTCPATMQRLNSFGLTPNHTLKRVISTWLDRASSSSSSTPLRNNLAREKLPSLLASIEATPFKVTALKNLRCCMDGDVAAQEDFVAYGGIQMLGRVMTQALAESCAGGDFSAFRTCEEAGAVLATLPLSDDASVELVLKPECMKPVVAVVQRGSAESRLHAMAILAKISSASGADRDWTPGVDVEDLVKSLLELLSDGASAKLSSRALDVLLDVMARSRGARRAKAVEVGAVCVLVELLPDASRRVAERALLLLKRMCKCPEGRLAFADHALAVSAVARTMLRVSGLASRLAVSVLWLVACAVTPAERVLDDMLMSGGVAKLLALLQVENSASTKEKAAKLLRMHGAFWRQYPCFPTGATPRGC; from the coding sequence ATGGCCATGGAGGAGCCGCCTCAGCTGTTCTTGTGCCCCATCTCCATGGAGCTGATGGAGGACCCCGTCACGGTGTCCACCGGCGTTACCTACGACCGCCGCAGCATCGAGCGGTGGTTCTTCAAGTACGGCAAGACGACGTGCCCGGCCACCATGCAGCGGCTGAATTCCTTCGGCCtcacgcccaaccacactctcaagcgCGTCATCTCCACCTGGCTTGACCGCGCCTCCTCCTCGTCGTCGAGCACGCCGCTGCGTAACAATCTGGCGCGGGAAAAGCTACCGTCGTTGCTCGCGAGCATTGAGGCCACGCCGTTCAAGGTCACCGCGCTCAAAAACCTCAGGTGCTGCATGGACGGAGACGTGGCAGCGCAGGAGGACTTCGTCGCCTACGGCGGCATCCAGATGCTCGGACGCGTCATGACACAGGCGTTGGCGGAGAGCTGCGCCGGTGGAGACTTCTCGGCGTTCCGGACGTGTGAGGAGGCCGGCGCCGTCCTCGCCACGCTCCCTCTCTCCGACGACGCGTCGGTGGAGCTCGTGCTCAAACCCGAGTGCATGAAGCCCGTGGTCGCGGTAGTGCAGCGCGGCAGCGCCGAGTCTAGGCTGCACGCCATGGCCATCCTCGCCAAGATCTCCAGTGCCAGCGGCGCCGACCGTGACTGGACGCCTGGTGTAGACGTCGAGGACCTTGTCAAGTCCCTTCTCGAGCTCCTGTCGGACGGTGCCTCAGCGAAGCTGAGCTCCCGCGCGCTCGACGTGCTCCTCGACGTCATGGCGCGCTCCCGCGGCGCTCGGCGTGCCAAGGCCGTCGAGGTAGGCGCGGTCTGCGTGCTCGTGGAACTCCTCCCCGACGCCAGCCGCCGCGTCGCTGAGCGCGCGCTGCTCCTACTCAAGCGTATGTGTAAGTGCCCCGAGGGCCGGCTCGCCTTCGCGGACCACGCGCTGGCGGTGTCGGCCGTGGCGCGGACGATGCTGCGCGTGTCAGGCCTCGCCAGCAGGCTTGCCGTCAGCGTGCTGTGGCTGGTGGCGTGCGCGGTGACGCCCGCGGAGAGGGTGCTGGATGACATGCTGATGAGCGGCGGCGTGGCGAAGCTGCTGGCGCTGCTGCAGGTGGAGAACTCCGCGTCGACCAAGGAGAAGGCGGCGAAACTCCTCAGGATGCACGGCGCGTTCTGGAGGCAGTACCCGTGCTTCCCCACCGGAGCAACTCCAAGAGGTTGCTAA
- the LOC100279610 gene encoding putative RING zinc finger domain superfamily protein isoform 1 (isoform 1 is encoded by transcript variant 1) yields MPAKKRRFPSLSSKPHGDVAAPTSDATSGGGVEGRGGRPPLPSRGACRPRLTDPEPQGGLEDDSDTEGDGGADGDSESSQSDGGGTDEFMLVKLAEIRKEVQCPICLGIIRKTRTVMECLHRFCRDCIDKSMRLGNNECPACRTHCASRRSLRDDPNYDALIAALYPDIDKYEEEEFAFSEQERIRNKKIQETIEETFRRQSDAIGKKRSMAKATATAFARKYRRTRGRVRTIPPDIAPTGSSEEESGEGNSKETIREQSSADDHSPDLRQKRCRKRSGPQGSPAGTIGSIDYSFEENDELVGGKEILATSPLQGEMLAWGKNGARSQNRHGSVGSNGRTGRSGRIAKLVDYLHTADEMDKEFQLFLLLLPVDGQTIPNLEKPYLSCRPTLSIKHLAQFVALQLSCEVEELEMYIRMDRHRVSVGSRPSSTGEAKSRPFDDLERLNEEKLVSELHPSFVSSNGDMELRYALRTRE; encoded by the exons ATGCCCGCAAAGAAGCGCCGGTTCCCATCGCTGTCTTCGAAACCCCACGGCGACGTGGCGGCTCCCACCTCTGATGCCACCTCCGGTGGAGGCGTAGAAGGAAGAGGAGGGCGCCCGCCGCTGCCGAGCAGGGGCGCCTGCAGGCCGAGGTTGACTGACCCGGAGCCACAGGGCGGACTCGAAGACG ATTCGGACACGGAGGGTGACGGCGGCGCGGACGGCGACAGTGAATCCTCGCAGAGCGACGGCGGCGGCACCGACGA GTTTATGCTAGTGAAATTAGCAGAGATACGGAAGGAGGTTCAGTGCCCTATCTGCTTAG GCATTATCCGGAAGACAAGGACAGTTATGGAATGTTTGCACCGGTTCTGTAGAGACTGCATCGACAAATCTATGCGACTAGG AAATAACGAATGCCCAGCGTGTCGCACCCATTGTGCAAGCAGACGTTCTTTGAGGGATGATCCCAATTATGATGCACTGATTGCAGCCCTGTATCCAGATATTGATAAGTACGAGGAAGAG GAATTTGCTTTCAGTGAGCAGGAGAGGATTCGGAATAAAAAG ATACAAGAAACCATTGAGGAAACATTCAGAAGACAGTCTGACGCAATTGGTAAGAAACGTTCCATGGCAAAAGCAACTGCAACCGCCTTTGCAAGGAAGTACAGGAGAACACGGGGGAGAGTTAGAACCATTCCCCCTGATATTGCCCCTACTGGCTCTTCTGAGGAGGAAAGTGGAGAAGGAAATTCCAAAGAGACAATCAGAGAGCAATCTTCTGCTGATGATCATTCTCCAGATTTAAGACAGAAAAGATGCAGGAAGAGGTCTGGACCACAAGGATCACCTGCTGGAACCATTGGCAGTATCGACTACAGCTTTGAGGAGAATGATGAATTAGTTGGTGGAAAAGAAATTTTAGCCACCTCTCCGTTGCAGGGAGAAATGCTTGCTTGGGGGAAAAATGGTGCACGGAGCCAAAATCGACATGGCAGTGTTGGTTCAAATGGCAGGACTGGAAGGAGTGGGCGCATTGCAAAATTGGTTGATTACCTCCATACTGCTGATGAAATGGATAAAGAG TTTCAGttgtttcttcttctccttcctgtcGATGGACAAACCATACCTAACTTGGAAAAGCCTTATCTAAGCTGTCGACCAACCTTGTCCATTAAACATCTTGCACAG TTCGTTGCTCTTCAGTTGTCTTGTGAAGTCGAAGAACTTGAGATGTACATAAGGATGGACCGCCACCGTGTAAGTGTTGGCTCGAGGCCTTCCAGTACAGGTGAGGCAAAATCACGTCCATTTGATGACTTGGAAAGACTGAACGAAGAAAAACTTGTTTCGGAGCTTCATCCTTCATTTGTCTCTAGCAACGGTGATATG GAGTTACGATATGCTTTGAGAACTCGGGAGTAG
- the LOC100279610 gene encoding putative RING zinc finger domain superfamily protein isoform 2 (isoform 2 is encoded by transcript variant 2) translates to MPAQKLLISSPTPDDSDGRVAVRHAAATRQRVSELGSRDGASREMDGKSVRQERSSHREPRDGVSQIATTSRWVAAADETEPTPTSSRSYHPMRAGTMDEFMLVKLAEIRKEVQCPICLGIIRKTRTVMECLHRFCRDCIDKSMRLGNNECPACRTHCASRRSLRDDPNYDALIAALYPDIDKYEEEEFAFSEQERIRNKKIQETIEETFRRQSDAIGKKRSMAKATATAFARKYRRTRGRVRTIPPDIAPTGSSEEESGEGNSKETIREQSSADDHSPDLRQKRCRKRSGPQGSPAGTIGSIDYSFEENDELVGGKEILATSPLQGEMLAWGKNGARSQNRHGSVGSNGRTGRSGRIAKLVDYLHTADEMDKEFQLFLLLLPVDGQTIPNLEKPYLSCRPTLSIKHLAQFVALQLSCEVEELEMYIRMDRHRVSVGSRPSSTGEAKSRPFDDLERLNEEKLVSELHPSFVSSNGDMELRYALRTRE, encoded by the exons ATGCCCGCCCAGAAGCTCCTGATCTCGTCGCCCACCCCGGACGACTCCGACGGCCGCGTTGCAGTGCGTCACGCCGCCGCCACCCGCCAGCGGGTGTCGGAACTCGGAAGCAGGGACGGAGCCTCACGTGAGATGGATGGGAAGTCCGTGCGTCAGGAGAGATCGTCTCATCGGGAGCCTCGCGACGGTG TTTCGCAGATCGCGACGACGAGCAGGTGGGTGGCCGCGGCAGACGAGACTGAACCGACACCTACATCGAGTCGTTCCTATCATCCTATGCGCGCCGGCACCATGGATGA GTTTATGCTAGTGAAATTAGCAGAGATACGGAAGGAGGTTCAGTGCCCTATCTGCTTAG GCATTATCCGGAAGACAAGGACAGTTATGGAATGTTTGCACCGGTTCTGTAGAGACTGCATCGACAAATCTATGCGACTAGG AAATAACGAATGCCCAGCGTGTCGCACCCATTGTGCAAGCAGACGTTCTTTGAGGGATGATCCCAATTATGATGCACTGATTGCAGCCCTGTATCCAGATATTGATAAGTACGAGGAAGAG GAATTTGCTTTCAGTGAGCAGGAGAGGATTCGGAATAAAAAG ATACAAGAAACCATTGAGGAAACATTCAGAAGACAGTCTGACGCAATTGGTAAGAAACGTTCCATGGCAAAAGCAACTGCAACCGCCTTTGCAAGGAAGTACAGGAGAACACGGGGGAGAGTTAGAACCATTCCCCCTGATATTGCCCCTACTGGCTCTTCTGAGGAGGAAAGTGGAGAAGGAAATTCCAAAGAGACAATCAGAGAGCAATCTTCTGCTGATGATCATTCTCCAGATTTAAGACAGAAAAGATGCAGGAAGAGGTCTGGACCACAAGGATCACCTGCTGGAACCATTGGCAGTATCGACTACAGCTTTGAGGAGAATGATGAATTAGTTGGTGGAAAAGAAATTTTAGCCACCTCTCCGTTGCAGGGAGAAATGCTTGCTTGGGGGAAAAATGGTGCACGGAGCCAAAATCGACATGGCAGTGTTGGTTCAAATGGCAGGACTGGAAGGAGTGGGCGCATTGCAAAATTGGTTGATTACCTCCATACTGCTGATGAAATGGATAAAGAG TTTCAGttgtttcttcttctccttcctgtcGATGGACAAACCATACCTAACTTGGAAAAGCCTTATCTAAGCTGTCGACCAACCTTGTCCATTAAACATCTTGCACAG TTCGTTGCTCTTCAGTTGTCTTGTGAAGTCGAAGAACTTGAGATGTACATAAGGATGGACCGCCACCGTGTAAGTGTTGGCTCGAGGCCTTCCAGTACAGGTGAGGCAAAATCACGTCCATTTGATGACTTGGAAAGACTGAACGAAGAAAAACTTGTTTCGGAGCTTCATCCTTCATTTGTCTCTAGCAACGGTGATATG GAGTTACGATATGCTTTGAGAACTCGGGAGTAG
- the LOC100304215 gene encoding uncharacterized protein LOC100304215, with translation MDDSAGEADGRSQVYVCSSYPLSFPSQPPDIKNWFSSYVYDSPEVTEHVADHDGGDGSETQDPFEDGGVALTESGFGGQSEPENFPRKYLVPVDGNATKPAPKRKQSLRALFGASFLSEVEEVNATESHGLFPVQLNALKHVPDCRSLPLNEICETHSEKIDCTTSLPDATRHSQEATIEHKALVNFDRISSADTRESTPADEEVESKTSANCDDALLADTGEGFAEDINGHIELPGSFNNITRAGTGEKIQDGVDHSTHIVSRNRPSLAETEDNCALRETDSEENSPLGEADRCKLSSDSKRRQEIVASDGFIAVKRKRKQPEEHITNKNLRHLTGGEKQKRNLKENVSIPDQKVLVQEQTRRPLADRTNFSEVNASPAPEPSSKWKCPRKGKPYVGRPMKQLRLGQWVRRMN, from the exons ATGGATGACAGCGCCGGCGAAGCCGATGGCCGAAGTCAG GTTTACGTGTGCAGTTCGTACCCCCTTTCGTTCCCTTCCC AGCCGCCGGACATCAAGAATTGGTTCTCGAGCTATGTTTATGACTCTCCTGAGGTTACGGAGCATGTTGCTGATCacgacggcggcgacggcagcgagACCCAAGACCCATTCGAG GATGGTGGAGTTGCTTTGACAGAAAGTGGTTTTGGAGGCCAATCTGAGCCTGAGAATTTTCCTAGAAAATATTTGGTCCCGGTCGATGGGAATGCGACGAAGCCCGCCCCCAAAAGGAAGCAAAGCCTGCGGGCGTTGTTTGGAGCGAGTTTTCTTAGTGAGGTTGAGGAAGTTAATGCAACTGAAAGTCATGGTCTGTTCCCTGTGCAGCTAAATGCACTGAAGCACGTGCCAGATTGTAGAAGCCTTCCTCTTAATGAAATATGTGAGACGCATTCAGAAAAAATAGATTGCACAACAAGCTTGCCTGATGCTACTAGACATAGCCAAGAAGCCACAATTGAGCACAAGGCGCTGGTCAATTTTGATCGTATTAGTTCAGCTGACACTCGAGAAAGCACCCCTGCAGATGAGGAGGTTGAGAGTAAAACGTCTGCTAACTGTGATGATGCACTTTTGGCTGATACTGGAGAAGGCTTTGCAGAAGACATCAACGGCCATATTGAATTGCCTGGCAGTTTTAACAATATCACTCGAGCTGGGACTGGGGAAAAGATCCAAGATGGTGTTGACCACAGCACACATATTGTTAGTCGCAACAGACCCAGTTTAGCTGAGACTGAAGATAATTGTGCATTACGCGAAACTGACAGTGAAGAGAATTCTCCCCTAGGGGAAGCTGACCGCTGCAAGCTTTCATCAGACAGTAAAAGGCGACAAGAAATAGTTGCATCAGATGGTTTTATCGCTGTAAAGAGGAAAAGGAAGCAACCAGAGGAACACATAACAAATAAAAATCTGAGGCACCTAACTGGGGGAGAGAAGCAAAAGAGGAACTTAAAAGAGAATGTCAGCATTCCAGACCAGAAGGTTTTGGTCCAAGAGCAAACCAGACGTCCCTTGGCGGATAGGACTAATTTTTCAGAAGTAAACGCATCTCCAGCACCAGAGCCGAGCAGCAAATGGAAGTGTCCTCGCAAAGGCAAGCCCTATGTTGGTCGTCCAATGAAGCAGCTCCGGTTGGGGCAGTGGGTGCGCCGTATGAATTGA
- the LOC100286326 gene encoding uncharacterized protein LOC100286326, which produces MQTAKVKAKDMVSSAKEKVKEGSAKMQGKTGEATAATHGEKEMAKEAARAKKDQANADKHQEKADHRADAATGHHGTRVPLTGPHGHHGAGAAVDPAYPSSGNTYPASGKYI; this is translated from the coding sequence ATGCAGACAGCGAAGGTGAAGGCGAAGGACATGGTGAGCTCGGCGAAGGAGAAGGTGAAGGAGGGGTCGGCAAAGATGCAGGGCAAGACGGGCGAGGCGACGGCGGCCACGCACGGCGAGAAGGAGATGGCCAAGGAGGCGGCCCGCGCCAAGAAGGACCAGGCCAACGCCGACAAGCACCAGGAGAAGGCCGACCACCGAGCGGACGCCGCCACTGGCCACCACGGCACGCGCGTGCCCCTCACCGGCCCGCACGGCCACCACGGCGCTGGCGCGGCCGTCGACCCCGCGTACCCGTCCTCCGGCAACACGTACCCGGCGTCGGGCAAGTACATCTAG